A genomic stretch from Flavobacterium humidisoli includes:
- a CDS encoding alpha/beta hydrolase yields the protein MKKFKMLLSAFLLCLTTMTYAAKVDTLQVASTAMGKTYKAAVVLPNSYAKSKTAFPVMYLLHGAYGHFSDWLKNTPNKKLVHNLADQYNMIIVMPEGETFSFYIDSPVNKESQFETFITQEVIQKVDKTYKTIANKNGRVITGLSMGGHGALYLSARHPELFCAAGSMSGAVDMSTMLNRDSSAQVVKLMQPVFGDKSGNTELYEQNSVLRMADKLKSNKLPLIIDCGVDDFLIEPNRELHRRLVYNKVDHDYTERLGAHTWDYWENSLPYHALFFNKILTKNQATVKK from the coding sequence ATGAAGAAATTTAAAATGCTATTGTCTGCATTTTTGCTTTGTCTTACCACCATGACATATGCTGCAAAAGTAGACACACTTCAAGTTGCGAGTACCGCAATGGGTAAAACCTATAAAGCAGCGGTAGTTTTACCAAATTCTTATGCAAAAAGCAAAACGGCTTTTCCGGTAATGTATCTTCTGCATGGGGCTTACGGACATTTTAGTGATTGGCTTAAAAATACTCCAAACAAAAAACTGGTTCATAATCTGGCAGATCAATACAATATGATTATTGTAATGCCAGAAGGAGAAACGTTTAGTTTTTATATAGATAGTCCTGTAAATAAAGAAAGTCAGTTTGAGACTTTTATCACTCAGGAAGTGATTCAGAAAGTAGACAAAACCTATAAAACAATTGCCAATAAAAATGGTAGAGTGATAACAGGTCTTTCTATGGGCGGACACGGCGCATTGTATTTATCTGCGAGACATCCAGAATTATTTTGTGCTGCAGGAAGTATGAGTGGTGCAGTAGATATGAGTACGATGCTTAACAGAGATTCTTCGGCACAGGTTGTAAAATTGATGCAGCCTGTATTTGGAGACAAAAGTGGCAATACGGAGTTGTACGAACAAAATTCTGTTTTAAGAATGGCCGATAAATTAAAATCGAATAAGCTTCCTTTAATAATAGATTGCGGTGTAGACGATTTTTTAATTGAACCCAACAGAGAATTGCACAGGAGATTAGTTTATAATAAAGTTGACCACGATTATACAGAACGTCTAGGAGCTCATACTTGGGATTATTGGGAAAACTCGCTTCCGTATCACGCATTATTTTTTAATAAAATACTAACTAAAAATCAGGCGACTGTAAAAAAATAA